A genome region from Deinococcus sp. KNUC1210 includes the following:
- the glgP gene encoding alpha-glucan family phosphorylase produces MNVIGKVTVLPRLPEAIVRLEELAYNMYWSWTPRAQELYSILDEGVWNRFQHNPVRTMLEVSAERLTQVASDPAYLERYAAVMADFDAYMGKKDTWATQHAAELGQGGNGVAYFSMEYAYHECLPIYSGGLGVLAGDHCKSASDLGLPFTAVGMLFHQGYFTQLFNKDGWQQESYDQLDLTTLPIRLARTPAGDEARVSVRISGRDIVLRVWTLQVGRIRVLLLDSNVPENSEDDRKLTARLYGGNQELRIQQYLLLGVGGVRALRVMNVQASVYHMNEGHAAFMVLERIREEVARGQDFRTATESVAAATLFTTHTPVPAGNDAYPYDLTDKYLGEWPAQLATSRDELYELARQEQYWDNHWVPSFSMSVFALRMSRAANGVSELHGEVSRGLWNFLYQGAEPEEVPIGHVTNGAHNLTFLAQEYRDLFAGVLPSDWTERLEDRTMWEAVRDIPDASLAGTKRRMKVQMIDFVRASVTRQLERNGASAAEVAATESLLDPDALTIGFARRFATYKRATLLFRDKARLAKIVNDPQRPVQFVFAGKAHPADNPGKAFIQEIYRTAQEPEFRGKIVILENYDMNVARHLVQGVDVWMNNPRRPLEASGTSGMKASFNGAPNFSVLDGWWREGYDGKNGWPIGDEREYADLNLQDDADSFSLYRTLEDDIVPLYYGLDDEGQSHGWLDSVRQAIITVNPEFSMQRQVIDYTQKYYLTLNTRSHAVQANSDALARDIGGWKSWIRQQWPHTSLQASAQLPASVQPGERVSISAQVNPAGINESDLRVEAVLKRGEHIIRVPLEGKGQGRYETSIPLDESGLYSIGVRMMPEHENLSSEFELGLLKWA; encoded by the coding sequence ATGAACGTGATCGGCAAAGTGACCGTGCTCCCCAGACTGCCAGAGGCCATCGTGCGCCTCGAAGAACTCGCCTACAACATGTACTGGTCATGGACGCCGAGGGCACAGGAACTGTATTCCATTCTCGACGAAGGCGTCTGGAACCGCTTCCAACACAACCCGGTTCGCACCATGCTGGAAGTCAGTGCCGAGCGGCTGACGCAGGTGGCCTCCGACCCGGCCTATCTGGAACGCTACGCCGCTGTCATGGCCGATTTCGACGCCTACATGGGCAAGAAAGACACCTGGGCGACCCAGCACGCCGCCGAACTCGGGCAGGGCGGCAACGGCGTGGCCTATTTCAGCATGGAGTACGCCTATCACGAGTGTCTGCCGATCTACTCAGGCGGTCTGGGCGTGCTGGCGGGCGACCACTGCAAGAGCGCGTCTGATCTGGGGCTGCCCTTCACGGCGGTCGGCATGCTGTTTCATCAGGGCTATTTCACCCAGCTCTTCAACAAGGACGGCTGGCAGCAGGAAAGCTACGATCAGCTCGACCTGACCACCCTGCCGATCCGTCTGGCCCGCACCCCCGCAGGCGACGAGGCCCGCGTGAGCGTGCGCATCTCCGGGCGCGACATCGTGCTCCGCGTCTGGACGCTTCAGGTGGGGCGTATCCGGGTGCTGCTGCTCGACAGCAACGTGCCCGAGAACAGCGAGGACGACCGCAAGCTGACCGCCCGGCTGTACGGCGGCAATCAGGAACTCCGTATCCAGCAGTACCTGCTGCTGGGCGTGGGCGGGGTGCGGGCGCTGCGCGTGATGAACGTGCAGGCGAGCGTGTACCACATGAACGAGGGCCACGCGGCCTTCATGGTGCTGGAGCGCATCCGTGAGGAGGTGGCGCGTGGGCAGGACTTCCGCACCGCCACCGAATCTGTCGCTGCCGCCACGCTGTTTACCACCCACACCCCGGTTCCGGCAGGAAACGACGCGTACCCCTACGACCTGACCGACAAGTACCTGGGCGAGTGGCCCGCACAGCTCGCCACCAGCCGCGACGAACTGTACGAACTGGCCCGCCAGGAGCAGTACTGGGACAACCACTGGGTTCCGAGCTTCTCGATGAGCGTGTTCGCCCTCCGCATGAGCCGCGCTGCCAACGGCGTCTCGGAGCTGCACGGCGAGGTGTCGCGCGGCCTGTGGAACTTCCTGTATCAGGGCGCAGAGCCGGAAGAAGTGCCGATTGGGCACGTGACGAACGGTGCACACAACCTGACCTTCCTGGCGCAGGAATACCGCGACCTGTTCGCGGGCGTGCTGCCGAGCGACTGGACCGAGCGGCTGGAAGACCGCACCATGTGGGAAGCGGTCCGTGACATCCCCGACGCCAGTCTGGCGGGCACCAAACGGCGCATGAAGGTGCAGATGATCGACTTCGTGCGGGCGAGCGTGACCCGCCAGCTGGAGCGCAACGGAGCCAGCGCCGCCGAGGTCGCCGCCACCGAGAGCCTGCTCGACCCCGACGCCCTGACCATCGGGTTTGCCCGCCGCTTCGCCACCTACAAGCGGGCCACCCTGCTGTTCCGCGACAAGGCGCGCCTCGCCAAGATCGTCAACGACCCGCAGCGCCCGGTGCAGTTCGTGTTCGCAGGCAAGGCCCACCCCGCCGACAACCCCGGCAAGGCGTTCATCCAGGAGATCTACCGCACGGCCCAGGAGCCGGAGTTCCGGGGCAAGATCGTGATTCTGGAGAACTACGACATGAACGTGGCCCGCCATCTGGTGCAGGGCGTGGACGTGTGGATGAACAATCCGCGCCGCCCGCTGGAAGCTTCGGGCACCAGCGGCATGAAGGCGAGCTTCAACGGCGCACCCAACTTCAGCGTGCTGGACGGCTGGTGGCGCGAGGGTTACGACGGCAAGAACGGCTGGCCCATCGGTGACGAGCGCGAATACGCCGACCTGAATCTTCAGGACGACGCCGACAGCTTCAGCCTGTACCGCACGCTGGAAGACGACATCGTGCCGCTGTATTACGGTCTGGACGACGAGGGCCAGAGCCACGGCTGGCTCGACTCGGTGCGTCAGGCGATCATCACCGTCAATCCGGAATTCAGCATGCAGCGCCAGGTGATCGACTACACCCAGAAGTACTACCTGACGCTGAATACCCGCAGCCACGCGGTCCAGGCGAACAGCGACGCACTCGCCCGCGACATCGGCGGCTGGAAATCGTGGATTCGCCAGCAGTGGCCGCATACCAGCCTCCAGGCCAGCGCCCAGCTTCCGGCCAGCGTCCAGCCGGGCGAACGTGTCAGCATCTCGGCGCAGGTCAATCCTGCGGGCATCAACGAGAGCGATCTGCGCGTCGAAGCGGTGCTGAAGC
- a CDS encoding VOC family protein produces MLTNLTLAVLDPERSRRFYMTAFGLTETRRSAPGMAMLEVGNGVTLLFQDQQASSAASTPGGVELGFEVDDVEDTRHTLLALGAEVGDVQNDGLGRRLRCPRPRRARADGISQTPGRLTPALRLSRAARRGTTSGQHGRFPPAPGRWSRCC; encoded by the coding sequence ATGCTCACCAACCTGACGCTGGCGGTTCTCGACCCAGAGCGCTCCCGCCGCTTCTACATGACGGCGTTCGGCCTGACCGAGACGAGGCGAAGTGCGCCCGGTATGGCGATGCTGGAGGTCGGCAACGGCGTCACGCTGCTGTTTCAGGATCAGCAGGCGTCGAGCGCGGCTTCCACGCCCGGCGGTGTGGAACTGGGATTCGAGGTCGATGATGTCGAAGACACCCGCCATACCCTGCTGGCCCTGGGCGCAGAAGTGGGCGACGTGCAGAACGATGGGCTGGGGCGGCGGCTTCGATGCCCGCGACCCCGACGGGCACGCGCTGACGGTATTTCGCAGACACCAGGAAGGCTGACCCCTGCCCTTAGGCTCAGCCGGGCAGCACGGCGCGGCACCACGTCAGGACAGCACGGGCGATTTCCTCCGGCCCCAGGTCGGTGGTCTCGATGCTGCTGA
- the dxs gene encoding 1-deoxy-D-xylulose-5-phosphate synthase translates to MSKPRQVKKAPTVPALNESSTPLLDSIDSPDDLKKLSREQLPRLAQELRDEIVRIAAPGGLHLASSLGATDLIVALHYVLNSPRDRILFDVGHQAYAHKFLTGRKGQMGTIKKEGGLSGFTKVSESPHDAITVGHASTSLANALGMATARDALGQDYRVAAVIGDGALTGGMALAALNTIGDSGRKMLIVLNDNEMSISENVGAMSKFMRTLQVQRWFQEGEGASKKAISALSKPLSDLMSRAKSSTRHFFDPASINPFAAMGVRYVGPVDGHNIAELVYLIERLNELDGPTILHVVTRKGKGLTYAEEDPIKWHGPSRFDPATGQSIRATSLPTEGELPRQSWSAVFGDAVTELSRLDPRLFVITPAMREGSGLVGYSRAHPNRYLDVGIAEDVAVTAAAGMALQGLKPVVAIYSTFLQRAYDQVLHDVAIENLGVIFAIDRGGVVGADGATHNGVFDLSFMRNIPNVRIGLPRSGLELRGMLKEAMRIGGPVAIRYPRGETLTPPANSWPDLEWGTWERLRASEEGDVVILAGGKALEYAEQAIHDLPGVGLVNARFVKPLDTAMLRELAGQARALITVEDNTVVGGFGSAVLEQLSAWGIATPVRVLGIPDEFQEHASVERVHARSGIDAQAIRTVLAELGVDVPLGV, encoded by the coding sequence ATGAGCAAGCCCCGTCAGGTGAAGAAGGCTCCCACCGTCCCAGCCCTCAACGAATCCAGCACACCGCTGCTCGACAGCATCGATTCGCCCGACGACCTGAAAAAGCTGAGCCGCGAGCAGTTGCCCAGGCTGGCGCAGGAACTCCGCGACGAGATCGTTCGAATCGCGGCTCCGGGCGGGCTGCACCTCGCCTCATCGCTGGGAGCCACCGACCTGATCGTGGCCCTGCACTACGTCCTGAACAGCCCCCGCGACCGCATTCTCTTCGATGTGGGGCATCAGGCGTATGCCCACAAGTTCCTGACGGGGCGGAAAGGGCAGATGGGCACCATCAAGAAGGAAGGGGGCCTGAGCGGATTCACCAAGGTCAGTGAATCGCCGCACGACGCCATCACGGTGGGGCACGCCAGCACCAGCCTTGCCAACGCGCTGGGAATGGCGACTGCCCGGGACGCGCTGGGGCAGGATTACCGCGTGGCAGCGGTGATCGGAGACGGAGCGCTGACCGGCGGCATGGCACTGGCTGCCCTCAACACCATCGGAGACAGCGGGCGGAAAATGCTGATCGTGCTGAACGACAACGAGATGAGCATCTCGGAAAATGTCGGTGCTATGAGCAAATTCATGCGGACTCTGCAGGTCCAGCGCTGGTTTCAGGAAGGCGAGGGGGCCAGCAAGAAGGCCATCAGCGCTCTGAGCAAGCCGCTGTCCGACCTGATGAGCCGCGCCAAGTCCAGCACCCGCCACTTCTTCGACCCCGCCAGCATCAACCCCTTTGCGGCGATGGGCGTGCGCTACGTGGGGCCCGTGGACGGGCACAACATCGCAGAGCTGGTGTACCTGATCGAGCGGCTGAACGAGCTGGACGGTCCGACCATCCTGCACGTGGTCACGCGCAAGGGTAAGGGCCTGACCTACGCCGAGGAAGACCCGATCAAGTGGCACGGTCCCAGCAGGTTCGACCCGGCCACCGGGCAGAGCATCCGGGCGACGAGCCTGCCCACCGAAGGCGAGCTGCCGCGCCAGAGCTGGAGCGCGGTCTTTGGCGACGCCGTGACCGAACTGAGCCGCCTGGACCCGCGCCTGTTCGTGATCACGCCTGCCATGCGCGAGGGATCGGGACTGGTGGGCTACAGCCGGGCACACCCCAACCGCTATCTGGACGTGGGCATCGCCGAAGACGTGGCGGTGACGGCGGCAGCGGGCATGGCGCTCCAGGGACTGAAACCGGTGGTGGCGATCTACAGCACCTTTCTGCAACGCGCCTACGACCAGGTACTTCACGACGTGGCTATCGAGAATCTGGGCGTCATCTTCGCCATCGACCGGGGCGGCGTGGTCGGTGCCGACGGGGCCACCCACAACGGCGTCTTCGACCTGAGCTTCATGCGGAACATTCCGAACGTCAGGATCGGGCTGCCCCGGTCGGGGCTGGAACTGCGCGGCATGCTGAAAGAAGCCATGCGAATCGGCGGCCCGGTCGCCATCCGGTATCCGCGCGGCGAGACGCTGACGCCCCCGGCGAACAGCTGGCCCGATCTGGAATGGGGCACCTGGGAACGCCTGCGGGCCAGCGAAGAAGGCGACGTGGTGATTCTGGCGGGCGGCAAGGCGCTGGAGTACGCCGAACAGGCCATCCACGATCTGCCGGGCGTCGGGCTGGTCAATGCCCGCTTCGTGAAGCCGCTCGATACCGCCATGCTGCGCGAACTGGCAGGACAGGCCCGCGCCCTGATCACGGTCGAAGACAATACCGTGGTTGGCGGGTTTGGCTCGGCAGTGCTGGAACAGCTCTCGGCATGGGGCATCGCCACACCCGTCCGGGTCCTGGGCATTCCCGATGAATTTCAGGAACACGCCAGCGTGGAGCGCGTGCACGCCCGCAGCGGCATCGACGCACAGGCGATCCGCACGGTGCTGGCCGAGCTGGGCGTGGATGTTCCGCTGGGCGTGTAA
- a CDS encoding YbjQ family protein, with amino-acid sequence MSHPFGRQSSSNMDMLITTTNELEGYRVVRQLGLVRGLTVRSRSVLGNIGASLQTLLGGNITLYTELAEKARQEAYDLMIQHAQERGANAVLGMRYDANEITDGVTEVLAYGTAVVVEAVR; translated from the coding sequence ATGTCGCACCCCTTCGGCAGACAGAGCAGCAGCAACATGGACATGCTCATCACGACCACCAATGAGCTGGAAGGCTACCGGGTGGTGCGTCAGCTGGGGCTGGTGCGCGGCCTGACGGTTCGCAGCCGCAGCGTGCTGGGCAACATCGGCGCGAGCCTCCAGACGCTGCTGGGCGGCAACATCACGCTGTATACCGAGCTGGCCGAAAAAGCCCGACAGGAAGCCTACGATCTGATGATTCAGCACGCCCAGGAGCGCGGCGCAAACGCGGTGCTGGGCATGCGCTATGACGCCAACGAAATTACCGACGGCGTGACCGAGGTGCTGGCCTACGGAACAGCAGTGGTCGTCGAGGCAGTGCGGTAA
- a CDS encoding PspA/IM30 family protein, with amino-acid sequence MAILDRLSRLLRANVNDLISKAEDPTKIIDQTLMDMREAYGEARTEVAGAMAQAAKLQREATTNRTLAKDYGDKAEQALKAGSEDLAREALRRKQNYTDLAAGFDAQLTTTTSTVDQLKTQLRALEAKIDEMESRRQLLVARAQTSKASEALQKASGFDKASGAMSAFDDMERKVQAMEDQNTASAQLHDEGDIDAQLKNLGRDKSIDDELAALKAKVGGDKPAS; translated from the coding sequence ATGGCTATTCTGGATCGTCTGTCCCGTCTGCTCCGCGCCAACGTCAACGACCTGATCAGCAAGGCCGAAGACCCCACCAAGATCATCGATCAGACCCTGATGGATATGCGCGAGGCCTACGGTGAGGCCCGCACCGAAGTCGCCGGGGCAATGGCGCAGGCTGCCAAACTCCAGCGCGAGGCCACCACCAACCGCACCCTCGCCAAGGACTACGGCGACAAGGCCGAGCAAGCCCTGAAAGCGGGCAGCGAGGACCTGGCAAGAGAGGCGCTGCGCCGCAAGCAGAACTACACCGACCTGGCTGCGGGCTTCGACGCGCAGCTCACCACCACCACCAGCACCGTCGATCAGCTCAAGACCCAGCTGCGGGCACTGGAAGCCAAGATCGACGAGATGGAGTCGCGCCGTCAGCTGCTGGTGGCCCGCGCTCAGACCTCCAAGGCTTCGGAAGCGCTCCAGAAGGCCAGCGGCTTTGACAAGGCCAGCGGTGCCATGAGCGCCTTCGACGACATGGAGCGCAAGGTGCAGGCGATGGAAGACCAGAACACCGCGTCGGCGCAGCTGCACGACGAGGGCGACATCGACGCGCAGCTCAAGAATCTGGGCCGCGACAAGAGCATCGATGACGAACTGGCCGCGCTGAAGGCCAAGGTCGGCGGCGACAAGCCCGCCAGCTGA
- a CDS encoding MFS transporter, translating into MTKLTGGRLYYGWIVVIVTALALLIAAGARSAPGVFLLPMQKDLNLDRATLSGAVSLGLILFGLGAPLSGFFIDRFGPRRVVLAGLALLGVSFIASASVHGVPGLYVWWGLLSGLGTGVVGGVLGATVANRWFVRQRGLVTGLFGAATSAGQLMFIPLLTALGTSLGWRTTSIVIGVLGLALLLPVLLLLRDSPAELGLSPDGEKASTARPAALLPTPGIMATALRSRDFWLLCATFFVCGATSNGLIGTHFIAYCGENGLTAVYAAGMLALMGGFNFVGTLASGYFTDRVDPRGLLSLYYAFRGLSLMVLPLIPPGPALIFFAVLFGLDYIATVPPTTALVADRFGRANLGTVYGWVFCAHQVGAALAAWLGGVLRESLGTYGPSFIAAGVLAVAAALLSRAISRPAAQVAPA; encoded by the coding sequence ATGACGAAGCTGACGGGTGGACGGCTGTATTACGGCTGGATCGTGGTGATCGTCACGGCGCTCGCCCTGCTGATCGCGGCGGGAGCCAGAAGTGCGCCGGGGGTCTTCCTGCTGCCGATGCAGAAAGACCTGAATCTCGACCGCGCCACGCTGTCGGGAGCGGTCAGCCTGGGCCTGATCCTGTTCGGACTGGGCGCGCCGCTGTCTGGATTTTTTATCGACCGCTTCGGCCCACGCCGGGTGGTCCTCGCGGGGCTGGCGCTGCTGGGCGTGTCGTTTATCGCCAGTGCGTCGGTGCACGGTGTGCCGGGCCTGTACGTGTGGTGGGGCCTGCTGAGTGGCCTGGGAACGGGGGTGGTGGGAGGTGTGCTGGGAGCCACCGTCGCCAACCGCTGGTTTGTGCGTCAGCGGGGGTTGGTCACGGGGCTGTTCGGCGCGGCCACCAGTGCCGGGCAACTGATGTTCATTCCGCTGCTCACAGCGCTGGGCACGTCGCTCGGCTGGCGCACCACCAGCATCGTGATCGGTGTGCTGGGGCTGGCCCTGCTGTTGCCGGTGCTGCTGCTGCTGCGCGACAGTCCCGCCGAACTCGGCCTGTCGCCCGATGGTGAGAAGGCCTCGACTGCCCGGCCTGCCGCGCTTCTGCCCACGCCCGGCATCATGGCGACGGCGCTGCGTTCCCGCGATTTCTGGCTGTTGTGCGCCACCTTTTTCGTCTGCGGCGCGACCAGCAACGGCCTGATCGGAACGCATTTCATCGCCTACTGCGGCGAGAACGGGCTGACCGCCGTATACGCGGCAGGCATGCTCGCTCTGATGGGCGGCTTCAACTTCGTGGGCACGCTCGCCAGCGGCTATTTCACCGACAGAGTCGATCCGCGTGGGCTGCTCAGCCTGTACTACGCCTTTCGCGGCCTGAGCCTGATGGTGCTGCCGCTGATTCCGCCGGGGCCAGCGCTGATCTTCTTCGCGGTCCTGTTCGGCCTCGATTACATCGCCACCGTGCCGCCCACCACCGCACTGGTCGCTGACCGCTTCGGGCGGGCCAATCTGGGCACGGTGTACGGCTGGGTGTTCTGCGCCCATCAGGTCGGGGCAGCGCTGGCGGCGTGGCTGGGCGGGGTGCTGCGCGAGTCGCTGGGCACCTACGGCCCCAGTTTCATCGCGGCGGGCGTGCTGGCAGTGGCAGCGGCGCTGCTGTCGCGGGCCATCAGCAGACCAGCGGCGCAGGTGGCCCCCGCCTGA
- a CDS encoding NADH:flavin oxidoreductase/NADH oxidase: MTQPASSTLQDPARSAALFTELRLRQLKLKNRIVVSPMCMYSSKNGFAGDFHLAHLGSFALGGAGLIFTEAAAVSPEGRITPDDLGLWNDEHIQGLGHITDFVHAQNSRIGVQLAHAGRKASTWLPWRGQGAVSDIEGGWQVVGPDTQPFSDRYATPQALDLDGIRKVVTDFQAATRRAMMAGFDTVEVHAAHGYLLHQFMSPLSNSRTDDYGGSFDNRIRLTMEVARAVRSAFPDHLPVFVRVSATDWAEGGWSLDETVELSKRLRAEGIDVMDVSSGGLTPLQKIEVGPGYQLPFAQRIRQEADMPVMGVGLITTPQQAEDVVAGDQADLVAIAREFLRDPRFPQRAARELGVKIEVPSQYGRAISV, encoded by the coding sequence ATGACTCAGCCCGCGTCCAGCACTCTTCAAGACCCAGCCCGCAGCGCCGCCCTGTTCACCGAGTTGCGCCTGCGGCAACTGAAGCTGAAGAACCGCATCGTGGTTTCTCCGATGTGCATGTACAGCAGCAAGAACGGCTTCGCGGGCGATTTTCATCTGGCGCACCTGGGGTCGTTTGCGCTTGGCGGGGCCGGCCTGATCTTTACCGAGGCGGCGGCGGTCAGTCCGGAAGGCCGCATCACGCCCGACGATCTGGGCCTGTGGAATGACGAGCATATTCAGGGCCTGGGCCACATCACCGATTTCGTGCACGCCCAGAACAGCAGAATCGGCGTGCAGCTCGCCCACGCCGGACGAAAGGCCAGCACCTGGTTGCCGTGGCGCGGGCAGGGCGCGGTGTCCGATATAGAAGGCGGCTGGCAGGTGGTCGGCCCCGATACCCAGCCCTTCAGTGACCGCTACGCGACCCCGCAGGCACTCGATCTGGACGGAATTCGCAAGGTCGTCACCGATTTTCAGGCCGCCACCCGCCGCGCCATGATGGCAGGCTTCGATACCGTCGAAGTTCACGCAGCACACGGCTATCTGCTGCATCAGTTCATGTCGCCGCTGTCCAATTCGCGCACCGACGACTACGGCGGCTCTTTCGACAACCGCATTCGTCTGACGATGGAGGTAGCGCGTGCGGTCCGGTCCGCCTTCCCAGATCATCTGCCGGTCTTCGTGCGCGTCAGCGCGACCGACTGGGCCGAGGGTGGCTGGAGCCTCGACGAGACGGTCGAACTGTCCAAACGGCTCCGGGCCGAGGGCATCGATGTGATGGACGTGTCGAGCGGCGGCCTGACGCCCCTTCAGAAGATCGAGGTGGGGCCGGGCTACCAGCTGCCCTTCGCTCAGCGCATCCGGCAGGAAGCAGACATGCCCGTGATGGGCGTGGGCCTGATCACCACGCCGCAACAGGCAGAGGACGTGGTGGCGGGCGATCAGGCCGATCTGGTGGCGATTGCCCGCGAATTTCTGCGCGATCCGCGCTTTCCGCAGCGGGCAGCGCGGGAACTGGGCGTGAAGATCGAAGTACCCAGCCAGTACGGACGGGCCATTTCGGTGTAA
- a CDS encoding ABC transporter permease: MTAVIAPAAPKRQQNVFWKRFRRSGPGRIGAVMVIVFVVAALLAPLLHPYDASRDLDYRFRLSPPSVSALWDAEVREKYKDPVTGKTDLFRHPFGTDNLGRDIANRIWHGARISLVIGIVATAIAMIIGSLLGLLAGFFGGTLDAVLGYITDVMLAFPSILIAIGIASVSNLPGLFTVMLAVSIPQVPLYLRLARSVVLGVREREFVQAANALGAGTSRTIFRHVLPNSISPLIVQAALSIATATIEAAALGFLGLGVPPPTPEWGTMLSDSRDYYTSAAWTMIFPGLAILFTVLGFNLLGDGLRDVLDPRSTQ, encoded by the coding sequence ATGACGGCGGTGATTGCACCAGCAGCACCCAAACGCCAGCAGAACGTCTTCTGGAAACGGTTTCGGCGCAGCGGCCCCGGACGCATCGGCGCGGTGATGGTGATCGTGTTCGTGGTGGCCGCGCTGCTGGCCCCGCTGCTGCACCCCTACGACGCCAGCCGCGACCTCGATTACCGCTTCCGGCTGTCGCCGCCGAGCGTGTCGGCCCTGTGGGACGCCGAGGTCCGTGAAAAGTACAAAGACCCGGTCACCGGCAAGACCGACCTGTTTCGCCACCCCTTCGGCACCGACAACCTGGGCCGAGACATCGCCAACCGCATCTGGCACGGCGCACGCATCAGTCTGGTGATCGGTATCGTGGCAACCGCCATCGCCATGATCATCGGGAGCCTGCTGGGCCTGCTGGCGGGTTTCTTCGGCGGCACGCTCGATGCCGTGCTGGGCTATATCACCGATGTGATGCTGGCCTTCCCGAGCATCCTGATCGCCATCGGCATCGCCAGCGTCAGCAACCTGCCGGGCCTGTTTACCGTGATGCTGGCCGTCAGTATTCCGCAGGTGCCGCTGTATCTGCGTCTGGCCCGAAGCGTGGTGCTGGGCGTGCGCGAACGCGAATTCGTGCAGGCGGCGAACGCACTCGGAGCCGGAACGTCGCGCACCATCTTCCGGCATGTCCTGCCCAACAGCATTTCGCCGCTGATCGTGCAGGCGGCCCTGAGCATCGCCACCGCCACCATCGAAGCCGCCGCACTGGGCTTCCTGGGACTGGGTGTGCCGCCGCCCACACCGGAATGGGGCACCATGCTGTCGGACAGCCGCGACTACTACACCAGTGCCGCCTGGACGATGATCTTTCCCGGTCTGGCGATTCTCTTCACCGTGCTGGGCTTCAACCTGCTGGGCGACGGTCTGCGCGACGTGCTCGACCCGCGCAGCACACAGTAA
- a CDS encoding ABC transporter permease, which translates to MGIYVLRRLWRTLLVLIGISVVVFAFVRSLPGDPATVILGERANPVSAARLTEQLGLNKPWFINIKDPAHLFDAQYPRYIWKVVHGDLDKGQKSQIPVTDELRARFPATFELALAAMFFALLIGLPAGIIAALRRNSVWDSLATTVSLVGVSMPVFWLGLLLSYFFAVVLHWFPPSARLSTGVDLQPLTGLYVLDGLLRGRLDVAWDALRHLVLPAIALGSIPMAITARITRSSLLEVLGQDYVRTAKAKGVAPRLVTLKHALRNALLPVVTVVGLQAGLLLGGAVLTETIFSWPGLGSWLYDAISSRDYPVIQGGVIFAALVVSVVNLLVDLSYAFLDPRIQYR; encoded by the coding sequence TTGGGTATTTATGTCCTTCGCCGTCTGTGGCGTACTCTGCTGGTGCTCATCGGCATCAGCGTCGTGGTGTTTGCCTTCGTGCGCTCGCTGCCGGGCGACCCTGCCACCGTCATTCTGGGCGAGCGGGCCAACCCGGTGTCGGCGGCCCGCCTGACGGAGCAGCTCGGCCTGAACAAGCCCTGGTTCATCAATATCAAGGACCCGGCGCACCTGTTCGACGCGCAGTATCCGCGCTACATCTGGAAGGTCGTGCACGGCGATCTGGATAAGGGTCAGAAGTCGCAGATTCCGGTGACCGACGAACTCCGCGCCCGCTTTCCGGCCACCTTCGAGCTGGCACTCGCCGCGATGTTCTTCGCACTCCTGATCGGGCTGCCCGCCGGTATCATCGCGGCGCTGCGGCGCAACAGCGTGTGGGACAGCCTGGCAACTACCGTGAGTCTGGTCGGTGTGAGTATGCCGGTGTTCTGGCTGGGCCTGCTGCTCAGTTATTTCTTCGCGGTGGTGCTGCACTGGTTTCCGCCCAGTGCGCGGCTGTCGACCGGTGTAGACCTGCAACCGCTGACGGGCCTGTACGTGCTCGACGGCCTGCTGCGGGGCCGCCTGGACGTGGCCTGGGACGCGCTGCGGCATCTGGTGCTTCCGGCCATCGCGCTGGGCAGCATTCCGATGGCGATCACCGCCCGCATCACCCGCAGTTCGCTGCTGGAAGTGCTGGGGCAGGATTACGTGCGAACGGCCAAAGCCAAGGGCGTGGCTCCACGTCTGGTGACGCTCAAACACGCCCTCAGAAACGCGCTGCTGCCGGTGGTCACGGTGGTGGGGCTGCAGGCCGGGCTGCTGCTGGGCGGCGCGGTGCTGACCGAGACCATCTTCAGCTGGCCGGGGCTGGGGTCATGGCTGTACGACGCCATCAGCAGCCGTGACTATCCGGTGATTCAGGGCGGCGTGATCTTCGCGGCTCTGGTGGTCAGCGTCGTCAATCTGCTGGTCGATCTCAGCTACGCCTTCCTCGACCCGCGTATTCAGTACCGCTAG